The genomic DNA TGATTGTTTAAAACCACGGAATTCGATACCATCATACATTTCTCCTAAAACCATAGCGGTATCTTCGATTGATTCTTTTTTACCAAAGTTTGATCCTGATGGTCCTATGTATGTACAGCTTGCTCCTAAATCAGCTGCTGCTACTTCAAAAGCGCAACGTGTTCTAGTTGAGTCTTTTTGGAATAAAATAACAATATTTTTTCCTACTAATGGACGATTATTTGTGTGTAAACCTTGTAATTTACTTCTTTTTAAATCCATTGATAAATCTAAAACATAATTTACTTGTTCTGTTGTTAAGTTTAAAGCTGAGTCTAAACTTCTTCCTTTAAGATTAATTGGCATATTTCTCCTTTTTAATTTTTTTAAAATACTATAAAATAATTATTTTAGTCAATATCTTTTCTAATTAATGGCATTGACATACATCTAGCACTACCCATTCCTAGTGATAATTGGTTACCTTTAAATGATAATACTTTAACACCGGCAGCTTTTAAAGCAGCTTCTGTTTTTTCATTTCTTGAATATCCAACTACCACACCTGGTGCTATAGTTAAATAGTTTGTTCCATCGAAGTGTGTTTCAATATCGATATCTAATTGAGAAGCACCTTCTCCTGCAATAGGGATCAAAATAGGTTTTTCTTTAATAATTGTTTCTAAAATTTCTGCTAACGAACCTTCTATTTCATTTCATTCTATAGAATCTTTATTAAGATCTATTTCTCAAACTTTTAAAACAGATAACATATTTGGTGAGTATAAAAATTTATTTCTATCTACCATTGTTAATCATGTGTCTAAGTGCATTAAGTTTGGCATAGGTGGAACATTTATTGCGTAAATTTTTTCAAATTTTGCTTCTTTGTCCTCTTTTATCTTTCTAGCCATAACATTAATAGCTTCTTTATCAGTTCTTTCACTTACACCTATTACTAAGGTTTTTGAATTGTAAATAAAAACATCACCACCTTCAATACTACCCTTATCTGTACGATCAAATCATTTTGGTACAGACATATAGTCTGGGTTATTTGCAAAAATAAATTCAGCAAATATAGTTTCTCTTTGACGTGTTACATACTTCATGTGATGTAATGAAATACCATTACCTACTGAAGCAAAAGGATCACGTGTAAAGTATAAATTTGGCATTGGGTCAACAACCAACACTCTATCTATATCTATATTTAATTCTTTTTTCTCAATACCAGCCATCATGGTTCTAACCATTTTTTTAAGGTCTTTTGTTGAAAGATTTGTGATGTAATCTTCTACTATTTTTCTCAATTTTGTATCTAATTTTGGTTCACACTCATCAAGTCATTTAGTGATGAATGCTTTTCTAGCAGTTTCACTTGCAACTTTTCAAGTTGAAACTACTAAGTCATCTAACTGAATAACTTTTACACCATTGTCTTCTAAGACTTTGATGAAAGCTTTGTGTTCTTCAACAGCGCTTTTAGGTTCTAAAATCGCTGAAAACAATAATTCATCAAGACGTGTAGGTGCTACCCGCCTTATCTCATCGCCTGGAGTGTGAACTAGAACTTCTTGTAATTGTCCTATTTCACTATAAACATTAATTTTACGCATTTTCAATTCCTCAATCTTGAACTTAATTATTATCGACACAAATTTGCTTTTTAACAAACGTGTCATTAAAATTATAGTTTTTTTATTTATTATTTTTAAAATATGATAAATTTTCCATATATTTTCCATATATTGAAGATAAAATGAAAATTTAGTATCAATATTATTTTTTTGTTATATATAAATAATAGACTAAGTAAACATAGAAAAACACTTTTTATAATTAATATTGATATATAAAAAAAGACAAAATAATTTATAATTAAATTATTAATTATAAGAGGAGTAAATATGTTTAATAGAATAAAAGGCACAAGAGATTTAAATCCGAAAGAATATCAAATTTTTGAATATATAAGAAAAACTTTTCTTTTCACATCAAAAAGTTTTAATTTTAATTCAATTGAAACACCTATTTTAGAATATGCTAACTTATATAAAAGAAGTGTTGCAGGAAGTGATATAGTAAAAAAAGAAATGTATGAATTTATAGATAAAAGTGATAGAGAAATAGCTTTAAGACCTGAAGGGACAGCAGGATTTGTTAGAGCATTAATTGAAAATAAATGATATGCAACATTAAAAACAACAAAATTTTCTTATTTTGGTCAAATGTTTAGATATGAACAACCACAAAAAGGTAGACAGAGACAATTTTATCAAGCTGGCGTAGAATCTATTAGCTCTGAAAATAATCCTTATATTGATGCTGAATTAATAATTATGGCTGATCAAATATTAAAAATGCTAGGAGTTAGCACAACACTAAAAATTAATTCAATAGGTGATGAAGAATCAAGAAATAAATACCAACAAGTTTTAAAAGAATACTTTTCAAAATATATTGATCAATTAGAAGATATTTCAAAAGAAAGACTAAACAATAATGTACTAAGAATTCTTGATGATAAAATAGAATCTAAAAAAGATTTTGTTAAAAATGCTCCTAAAATAAACAAGTATTTAAGTGAGTATAGTAAAAATTACTTTGAAAAACTAACAAAAATATTAGATAGTTCTAATATAAAATATCAAATTGATTATTCCTTAGTAAGAGGATTAGACTATTATGATGAAATAGTTTACGAATTTGTTTCAAATAGCAAAAATTCTGGAAGTCAATCTACTTTAATAGGTGGTGGAAGATATAATTCTCTTATTTCTGAGTTAGAAGGACCTAAATTAAAAGCAGCTGGGTGAGGATTTGGCGTTGATAGAATAGCTGAAATTATTTTGGATGAAAATATTGATTTTGAAAATGATGATGTTGAAAAAGTGGATATTGTAATTGGTTCTATTAATGAATATAATCAAAATATTTTATTTTCTATTTCAAATGAATTAAGAAAATATGGCATAAAAATAGATTTTATTTTTGAAAAAACAAAAAGTAAAAAAATATTTGAAAGAGCAAAAAAAATGAATGCAAAGTTTGTGATATTTGACGATGAAATAAATAATAAAAATAATTTTATAGCTAAAGAATTATCAGAAAACGATAAATGTATTTTTTCTTATGATGAAGAAGGTTTTGTTAATTTATTAGAATTTTTAAGTTTTTATGAATTGGAAGCTTTAGAACAAATAGATATTGAACAGGAAAGGGAATAACATGAATAGTAAGAAAATTAAAAATAATGAACTTAGTTTAAAGGACTTAAACAAAAAAGTTATATTACATGGTTGAGTTGCAAATAAAAGAAGATTTGGTGAATTAACTTTTATAGACTTAAGAGATAGATATGGTATAACACAATGTGTTTTTAAAAAAGACATAAACGTATCAAAAGAATCAGTAATTGAAATATCTGGTGTAGTTAAAAAACGTATGACTCCAAATTTAACCATTCCTACTGGTAAAATAGAAGTTTTAGTAAAATCTTTTAAGATATTATCTGAAGCACATGCTGAATTACCTTTTTCAATAAGAGATGATATTGAAGTTAAAGAAGAAACAAGATTAAAGAATAGGTTTTTAGATTTAAGAAGACCTATTATGCAAAAAAATATTGAACTAAAATATAATATTATGCATGAAATAAGAAATTTTATGCATGAAAATGAATTTCTTGATATTGAAACTCCAATGCTTGCTAAAAGTACACCAGAAGGTGCAAGAGATTTTTTAGTTCCGACTAGAAATAAAGGTCAATTTTGAGCATTACCACAGAGCCCTCAATTATTTAAACAATTATTGATGTGTTCTGGATTTGAAAGATACTATCAAGTTGCTAGATGTTTTAGAGATGAAGATAGTAGAAAAGATAGACAACCAGAATTTACCCAATTAGATATTGAAACAAGCTTTTTGGATGTTAAAGATTTTCAAAAAATAATTGAAAAATTAGTTAAAAGAATAATGAAAAAAGTAGGTTATAACTTAAAATTACCTATTCAACATATTAATTATGATGATGCAATAAGAGATTATGGTTCAGACAAACCTGACTTACGTTTTGATTATAAAATAAAAGATATTAATGACTTTTGTAATAATACAGATTTTGAAATAATAAAAAATGCAAAAAGCAAGCGTTTACTTTTTGTAGATACATTAATTTCTAAAAATGATTTTAAACATTTAGAAGAAATAGCCAAGAAAAATAAAGCAAACATATTATTTTACTTTGTATATGAAAATGGTGAAATTGTTCATACTAATTTTGCTAAAAAAGTTCCTGAAGCCGTAAATGAATTAATTAAAAATAATAAAAATAAAAATGGATCATATTTTATTGTTGCAAATGAATACGAAAAAGCTTCACAAGCATTAGGAGCTATAAGAGTAGAATTAAATGATATTTATCATTATGAAAAAGAAGAATACAAATTCGCATGAATAGTTAATTGACCTATGTTTGAATATGATGAAGAAACTGATAAATGAAGTGCAGCACATCATCCATTTACAAGATTTGCTCACAAATTTGAAGAATTAGATAACATAAATAAAAAAGATATGAGAGCAATAGCTTATGATCTTGTATTAAACGGTTTTGAAATAGGTGGTGGTAGTGCTAGAATCTTTAAAAAAGAAATTCAAGAAAAAATGTTTGATTTAATTGGATTGTCAAAAGAACAGCAAGAATCAAAATTTGGATGATTTTTAAAAGTTTTTGATTATGGTGTTCCCCCTCATTGTGGAATGGCTTTTGGTATCGATAGATTAATAATGATATTAGCTAAACAAAAATCAATAAGAGATGTAATTGCATTTCCAAAAAATGCAAAAAATCAAGACTTATTTATGGATGCACCAAGTGATGTGACCGAAGATCAATTAGCTGAATTAGGACTATCTTTAAAAAAAGATTAATAAATTAGGTGGATT from Mycoplasmopsis maculosa includes the following:
- a CDS encoding arginine deiminase family protein, with protein sequence MRKINVYSEIGQLQEVLVHTPGDEIRRVAPTRLDELLFSAILEPKSAVEEHKAFIKVLEDNGVKVIQLDDLVVSTWKVASETARKAFITKWLDECEPKLDTKLRKIVEDYITNLSTKDLKKMVRTMMAGIEKKELNIDIDRVLVVDPMPNLYFTRDPFASVGNGISLHHMKYVTRQRETIFAEFIFANNPDYMSVPKWFDRTDKGSIEGGDVFIYNSKTLVIGVSERTDKEAINVMARKIKEDKEAKFEKIYAINVPPMPNLMHLDTWLTMVDRNKFLYSPNMLSVLKVWEIDLNKDSIEWNEIEGSLAEILETIIKEKPILIPIAGEGASQLDIDIETHFDGTNYLTIAPGVVVGYSRNEKTEAALKAAGVKVLSFKGNQLSLGMGSARCMSMPLIRKDID
- the hisS gene encoding histidine--tRNA ligase, producing the protein MFNRIKGTRDLNPKEYQIFEYIRKTFLFTSKSFNFNSIETPILEYANLYKRSVAGSDIVKKEMYEFIDKSDREIALRPEGTAGFVRALIENKWYATLKTTKFSYFGQMFRYEQPQKGRQRQFYQAGVESISSENNPYIDAELIIMADQILKMLGVSTTLKINSIGDEESRNKYQQVLKEYFSKYIDQLEDISKERLNNNVLRILDDKIESKKDFVKNAPKINKYLSEYSKNYFEKLTKILDSSNIKYQIDYSLVRGLDYYDEIVYEFVSNSKNSGSQSTLIGGGRYNSLISELEGPKLKAAGWGFGVDRIAEIILDENIDFENDDVEKVDIVIGSINEYNQNILFSISNELRKYGIKIDFIFEKTKSKKIFERAKKMNAKFVIFDDEINNKNNFIAKELSENDKCIFSYDEEGFVNLLEFLSFYELEALEQIDIEQERE
- the aspS gene encoding aspartate--tRNA ligase, which produces MNSKKIKNNELSLKDLNKKVILHGWVANKRRFGELTFIDLRDRYGITQCVFKKDINVSKESVIEISGVVKKRMTPNLTIPTGKIEVLVKSFKILSEAHAELPFSIRDDIEVKEETRLKNRFLDLRRPIMQKNIELKYNIMHEIRNFMHENEFLDIETPMLAKSTPEGARDFLVPTRNKGQFWALPQSPQLFKQLLMCSGFERYYQVARCFRDEDSRKDRQPEFTQLDIETSFLDVKDFQKIIEKLVKRIMKKVGYNLKLPIQHINYDDAIRDYGSDKPDLRFDYKIKDINDFCNNTDFEIIKNAKSKRLLFVDTLISKNDFKHLEEIAKKNKANILFYFVYENGEIVHTNFAKKVPEAVNELIKNNKNKNGSYFIVANEYEKASQALGAIRVELNDIYHYEKEEYKFAWIVNWPMFEYDEETDKWSAAHHPFTRFAHKFEELDNINKKDMRAIAYDLVLNGFEIGGGSARIFKKEIQEKMFDLIGLSKEQQESKFGWFLKVFDYGVPPHCGMAFGIDRLIMILAKQKSIRDVIAFPKNAKNQDLFMDAPSDVTEDQLAELGLSLKKD